The following DNA comes from Neovison vison isolate M4711 chromosome 13, ASM_NN_V1, whole genome shotgun sequence.
CTCCATTGCTTCCTCCAGGCTGCCTTGGCCTCCAGACCTGTGTAAGGTACCCTTGCTACCTCCTGCCTTGCTGAGGGCTGAGGTGAGATTTTACTCAGTATGACAAGATGCTGAAGGAATGAGGTTTTTGTGAATTAAACTTGAAGTTCAGGCAGAACTTTATACTATTGGCTAAATGTTCTTACCATTTAAGAAGTGTTCATTCTTTAGCCTTgctcctcgtgtgtgtgtgtgtgtgtgtgtgtgtgtgtgtgtgtgtgtgttgagccGTAGTTCTGGAGGCCCAATGAAAATGGGGTAGAAGGGTGCGGATTGGGCCAGATGGAGCCTCCTCCTACCAGCACTGCACAGAAGCCCAGGAGCATCAGTGACTGGGCCAGGCCTGCCTATGGCTATCCTGAGGTCCCATAGTTGCCATGGTTACACAGCCCTCTGGTTCATCTGCCTACAGAGAGAgtaggtggggggggcgggggagtgcTCTGGGCAGAGCAGAGGCATTGAACTGGGAGCAGCTACCTCACCAGCCACTGTCATAGGTCCCCTAAGGGACATAATAAATAGGAAGAAGCAGTTGAGGGTGGGGAAGAGGCTCCCAtatgtctctcttcctttctgccccctctatccaccccctccccagctgtcTTTTCTCATCACAGTTCttgttccctcctccccctcctccagcccagcTCGTCCCTCTTCCACTCAGGAGCCTGCAATATCTCCTCCATCTCCcccaggatttctttttctttctctttctctctccttttccaacACTGGCCACTGGCCACCCTCTCTGGCTCTGGCTTCTCTCTCCTGAGTGGCTCACAACACCTTTGTCCTCTCCTTCTTCGTTTCCTTCCACACATATCATTGAAGGGAGAGGCTAGGGCAGAGAGGGTCCCTCCAGGATTCGTTGTTTCTTCCCTCGCTCCGGATATCACCTGTGTTCTCACCCTCTGGAGCATCAGTCCAGACCCAAAACTGCTCTTGCACACCTTCCTTAATTGGTTGAGGCCTTGcacagcacacacacaggcagagaaGCCATCAGCAGGCACCCACCCCCATATGCACAATCAGCCCACGTATCCATACACCTGGGGCTCAAGATGAGGCTCACACAGAAGTTGCACACCCGTGATTAAGAGTGTGGGCACTTCAGTCAGATGGgtctgggctcaattccaggctCACCAGTTCTTTGCTGATGGGTGGATTTAAATGAAACCTCCCTTGATttgaagaaaaatggggaaaGCGATGCTAACTACCGAGTGAGCATGAATGCACTTAAAGCACGTTGCACAAAGTTTCACACATGCCAAACAATAATGTTCACTGCTGTTGTTAATGTTATTAAGGGTACACAGCCTGGCTTTCTGAAACACGAAGGCCACATTTGTGGAGAGGTAGGGATAATGCATGAACACACACGCACATTTACACACCCAGGAAAACCAAGCTACACAGACCTCAGATGCCCCCTCTGTGTTCATAATCCACTCACAGACCTGctgccctccctctgtccccccaacGCCCCTGCTCGGCCCGCCCCACAGCTGTGTGGGGGTTGGAGCGAAGCTCCTGGGGGACTCAGCTGGGCTTCTCAGAGACAGCTGTAAGAGGGGATCAACCTGCCCCCTTGACAGCCCCTCATTACCACCCCCCATCTCTGGTAATTAACCTCCATGGTGCTGGGCCCCCTGGGGTTGGGAGGTGAGGGTAGAGGGGCTCCTCGGATCCCACTGGCACACAGCTAGGGTGAAACTGCTGAGATCCCAGGCTTTGTGGGAGCTCTGGCTCAGATCTGAAAGGTGCTGGTCCTCATTTCTTAATGGTGTGTGTGGATAGGTGCCCATTATTCATGGGCATCTGGGGCATGATAGATAGAGACTGAGGTGTTAGGAGTGGTTCCCTTTATTAATGATCAGAAAGTCAGGATCACTGAAGAAAATCACAAGACTGAGGGGTATGGGGcctggagagaaagagcagggctCACCACGCACTTCCAGGACCTAGGGGGTCACAGCTGGTCCAAGAGGGAGAGGCACTGGTCACTTGAGTCACAAGGGTCAGGACAGGCACCTGGGACAGGGCGGGATAGTCATAAGCACTGTCCCCTACACCACCACACGAAGTCCGGATGTGCTCCACCAAGCCCCACCTTGCACCCCTCGCTGCCACCGCTTtgggccccccccaccccgcccggaCTCACTGAGAGGCTGAGGGAGCGTTGGTCCGGTCACGGAGGCAGTCACGGGCTAGGGCTGGGGGTCGGGGCCGGTGTGCAGGGCCTGGGAGCCCCGGGGCTGATGCCCTGGCTGGCGTAGTACTCCACCACCTGCCTGGGCACCTCAGCCAGGACGCACTTGGCAAGCGCAGAAGGTGCGGCCTGGGAATGGGGCGGGGACGGATTTAGCAGGCCcggagggtgggggcggggtcagGCAAGAGGACGAGCCTGGGGGGGCGGCCCGCTGGGCTCCAGCGTCCTTCGCAGGCCATCAATCCGGTGTGGGAGAGAAGGGTCTGATTTGAGGGCTTGAGGAGCTGAGGAGTCCTACGACCGGGAGGGGGCGCCGGGCACTCACATCCTTGAAGTCCCGAAAGGGCACGAACTGGACGATGTCGCGGGCGGCGGGCACCCCTCGGGGGCAGCGCAAGGGACCGTCGTCACCATCCAGTAGCCGCATGTCGGAGAAGTCGGCATTGCCCACCCCCACGATGATGATGGACATGGGCAGGCGGGAGGCGCGCACGATGGCTGCGCGGGTCTCGGCCATGTCACTCACCACACCGTCCGTGAGCACCAGCAGCACGGAGTATTTctgagggcagagggcaggcggAGGGGAGGAAGGGTAGGCTCTGTGTGCAAGGGCGCTGGCACCCACCCCAAGCCCAGGCCCTGGCCCCGGCTCCACCTGAGGACACTCAGGGGAGCAGAGCCTGGTTGCCTGCTTCGCCTCCTCACCGTGGCTTGGCCGGTGCTCTGCTCGCGCTGAGCTGGCCCTGCCACGCGGTTAATGATAGGGGCCACGTTGGTGGGGCCGTAGAGTTGAATCTGGGGTAGGCACCGGCGGTAGGAGGCGATGACCCCGGAGATCTCTGTAGGCGAGGGGGTGAGGCCAGCAGAAATTAGCAGGGAGCCCTTTTGGACACCCTTTAAGCAAGAAGGTCCTTGCCTGTCTCAGGGCTGCCTGGCCCCCTAAGTTCCTTACTAAGCAGGAGAGTTGGCTGGTCTGATGCTGGGTCAGGGGTCTGGAGTCCCAGATGGACAAGAGCTGAGTGGTGAGATGGGCGGGGGGCTGTGCCCATGAGGATGGAGCCTGTGCCCCTGCATGAGGTTGTACAGGCTGTGCAAGCtgtatgggggtggggtggaactGGCGAAAATCTGCCCTCTTACCTTCACATTCAGGGTTTTCCGGGTCAAAGTTGATAGCAAAGTCATGGGACACCTGTGAGAACAAGACCAGAGCAGCTAGAAGATGGCTTTCTGCCTACTCTCCCACCAAATCCTCCCTTCCTCTCAATCCCAGCCTACCTCGAAGTTGGGGGGGATTCGAGCGCCAAAGCCAAATGCTGGAAACCGCTTATcactggggagaagagaaggctGTGGGGCAAGGCCTCCCtacctgcctccctcctccctaaCCTACCTCCCTCCTACCTGTCATAGTCCTGGCAGATGCCTCCCACTGCGCGCAGGGCCTGCAGGTAGTGGTTGGGCTGGCGGGGGCTGAGGCAGTGTAGGGACTGGCTGCTCCTTGGGTCCCCATTGGAGGCGGTGAAGTCGATGGCCACCTGGTGGACGTGGGGACAGGGTCACACTGCATCCATGAGAGCTCACTGAGGGCTGGCTCAGAGCTAGGGTCTATAGGGAGGACTAAATTAAATCCAgtcaatggggtgcctgggtggctcagtgggttaaagcctctgccttcggctcaggtcatgatcacagggtcctgggatagagccccacaagggggggtccctgctcagcagggagcctgcttcctcctctctctctgcctgcctctctgcctgcctctctgcctacttgtgatcactctgtcaaataaataaatcaaatctttaaaaaaaaataaattaaatccagTCAAGCCCACAGGTTGCCTCATCATGGAGTGGGGTAAGGGGTACAAAATAACAATGCTGAGGCTCATGAGAGGCCCCGGGAGGAACAGGGGGATTTGGGGCTCCTCTGGTCATTATGTGTTTAGCCCCTACCTCTTGCCTGTGACCCTCATATTTCCCAGGCCTTTACCGTGAAGCTGATCTGGCAGCCGCCCATGATGTAATCCAGGAAGGTGTGCACCTTCTCCACCTAGCAGGAGGGGAAGAGGTAAAGTAGCAGGATGGTTGTTTGAGGAGGGAGCTGGGTGGGGTTTCagtgagggagaaggggaggggaggtttTTGAAGTTGAAGTTCCTGGTGGGATAAGGCAAGCCTTCTCCgttctcagaagaggagaaaccgGTCTTTGAAACAAGGGGAGGGTTGAATCTGAGGGTCCGTTGTGAGGGGGAGCACTGGGATTTACCGTGCACTGCGCCAGTACTACAGTCCCCGAGCTCTTGTAGTTCTTCTTCTTGTCCCGGTACTTGGGGTTAATACAGTCCCACTGCATCTAGACCCCACACACCCCACAAGCCCAGAGTCACAGTTCCAGCAGGTGAcaccttctctcccttccagcaGAGCCTCCCAGACCAAGACCCCAAGGGCTCCCTCCTTAGACTGAGCCCAGTTACTTTCCATCATTTCCCCCATCCCATATACTAGGCTCTTCAACCCTCTCAGAATTCTCCCAGGGATCTCTGTGGCACCTCCTGCCCAGGGTTTGCTGTTCCTTCCTGCATCTCCTGGAAAGTGCTGGTGAACTCCCCGATGAAGTCATGCTTCCCGCTCGAGTCATAGTCATACACCAGGAACTGAGAAGGCGAGGAGGGTAGTAGAAAGGGTCAGGGTTGTTTTGCGGTGGTTGCTGGGGGGCAGGGCGAGGGATTGAGGGAGGCGGAGGCTAACAGTCCCTGGGCCCAGACAGACATCTTCAGCTACCCAAAGAGGCTACCTGCTGAACTTTATTCTTTGGCTCCATCTGACAGGGACTTTGGCCTTGATAAAAGGTACACAAAGTGGGAACGTTGAGCTGTGACTGGGTCTT
Coding sequences within:
- the CPNE6 gene encoding copine-6 isoform X1, producing MSDPEMGWVPEPPAMTLGASRVELRVSCHGLLDRDTLTKPHPCVLLKLYSDEQWVEVERTEVLRSCSSPVFSRVLALEYFFEEKQPLQFHVFDAEDGATSPSNDTFLGSTECTLGQIVSQTKVTKPLLLKNGKTAGKSTITIVAEEVSGTNDYVQLTFRAHKLDNKDLFSKSDPFMEIYKTDGDQSDQLVWRTEVVKNNLNPSWEPFRLSLHSLCSCDAHRPLKFLVYDYDSSGKHDFIGEFTSTFQEMQEGTANPGQEMQWDCINPKYRDKKKNYKSSGTVVLAQCTVEKVHTFLDYIMGGCQISFTVAIDFTASNGDPRSSQSLHCLSPRQPNHYLQALRAVGGICQDYDSDKRFPAFGFGARIPPNFEVSHDFAINFDPENPECEEISGVIASYRRCLPQIQLYGPTNVAPIINRVAGPAQREQSTGQATKYSVLLVLTDGVVSDMAETRAAIVRASRLPMSIIIVGVGNADFSDMRLLDGDDGPLRCPRGVPAARDIVQFVPFRDFKDAAPSALAKCVLAEVPRQVVEYYASQGISPGAPRPCTPAPTPSPSP
- the CPNE6 gene encoding copine-6 isoform X2; its protein translation is MEIYKTDGDQSDQLVWRTEVVKNNLNPSWEPFRLSLHSLCSCDAHRPLKFLVYDYDSSGKHDFIGEFTSTFQEMQEGTANPGQEMQWDCINPKYRDKKKNYKSSGTVVLAQCTVEKVHTFLDYIMGGCQISFTVAIDFTASNGDPRSSQSLHCLSPRQPNHYLQALRAVGGICQDYDSDKRFPAFGFGARIPPNFEVSHDFAINFDPENPECEEISGVIASYRRCLPQIQLYGPTNVAPIINRVAGPAQREQSTGQATKYSVLLVLTDGVVSDMAETRAAIVRASRLPMSIIIVGVGNADFSDMRLLDGDDGPLRCPRGVPAARDIVQFVPFRDFKDAAPSALAKCVLAEVPRQVVEYYASQGISPGAPRPCTPAPTPSPSP